The window cTATAAATTTGAATCTATAAATTTGAATCTAAAAATTTGaatctataaatttgaatatggCACGCTTTTTTTGATATGGCACGCTTTTTTTGGtcctccaggtaccttaaacgatattaatgtcCTCGAACGGTCTCCTGTTTTTGACGACATTATAGAAGGTCGAGCTCCCAGGGTAAGGTACATGGTCAACGGACACATGTATAAGTTGGTGTACTACCTCACTGacggtatatatccaaaatggtcaacatttatccaatcaaTCACACTCCCTCAATGTCCTAAACAAGAGTTATTTGCCAAAGTTCAAGAAGCTACCCGAAAAGATGTGgagcgggcttttggagtattgcaagcCCGATTTGCGATTGTGAAGAACCCGGTAAAAACATTGGACAAAGCAAAGATAAGcaagattatgagagcatgtatcatactacaCAATATGATAGTCGAAAATGTCCGGGATGGATACGGTACACAATTTGATATATCTGATTTTGAAGAAGGGGACGTAACCAGAAGTTCACGGGTGGAAGCCAACATGCCTACAAATCTCAACAACATATTTCCCATTCGGAATGATGTTCGGGATACTCGTATACAGAACATTTGAAAACCGATCTAATTGAGCATATTTGGAACAAATTTGGTGATGAATAAGTCTTGTATCTTTTTATTGAATcatgaataataaataaaaattttaattttactttttttttaaaaaaatatttatttattcttaagGATTCCAAATCGAGTATCACTATTGCACACATATTTTTGATTAGGATCCTTAACAattcaaaaaggaaaaaaaaatattattctaaTCCTAAGGACTCTTGAGATAGTATCACCATTGCATATGCTCTTAGAATGGTGTCCttatgattttttattgttattttaagcTTAGGACATTTGTAAGGACTTTGTGTTGAAATGATGATTATTGGTGGGACTTAATCTTGGTccttaggatttttttttttttaataattagtaacatatatataagataaaactTATTTCcattttacatatttaatataacacACAAATTATTGAAAACATACATAGAGAATTAAAAGCAAACACATATTTTATTCAATTCATAGAAACTTTAAAATTACATTGGGAGATGTCCAAATTTATCCCATATATTTTCAACCTCTGTAGGTGGCACTGATGAGCATCTCATTCTCGGATGGGGTCCATTTATGTCTCCTCCCACGCTCCACGGGTATCTCTGTAGGTGGAGTTGGAGCCTCActttcttgtgaactaaactgAGGGAACTGTTGAGATAGAGAAGGAAATGTCTCATATGGAGAGTTTTGAGGACAAATACTTCCTTGTTGACTGTTAAGAAGGCCCATATACCCAGTGGACTGGCTATACGGAATCCTTGGATCCATAGAAATTCGAAGACAGAAGCAATAAGAGAAAATATAGCGGAAGAGAATACAAGATAGAAAGAAGATGATGGAGAATGAATGAGCTCTATGAAGGATGGTTTAATAGAGAATTCCAATTAACTCAACCATAATGACCTATCTACCACAGTACATATCACTTAATACGCATCCCACAACCATAATGGGAGAAAAATAACAGTGCATTAACTACCTAAAACAAACTAGACTATCAAATCAATATACAAACAACAGTTCAAGCCTACTTGAAGTCACAGCAATGAAACTAGATAGTTAATTACGAACTAGACTATCAAATCAATATACAAACAATAATTAAACTCTACACGCTAAAGTTGCAATCAAACTTGAGTGTTCAAGACGCTTTGGTTGCAATCAAACTAGAGAGTTCAAGTGTACCACAAGTCCACATCAAGTCTACTACAAGTCTACAGCAAGTCTACAGCAAGTCTACAGCAAGTCTACAGCAAGTCTACATCAACTCTACTTCAAGTCTACATGCTGTGGACGGAAGTTAATTACCTTGAACACTGGACGAAATGGTTGTTTCCTAGTTGTGTATCACTGGCTCTCTTTAGACGAGCCTCACCTCACCTAGTTACCTCAgaagcaaaggaacacacatcAGAAAAAGAACACACATATCACACAGAACatcaaatataatttatatccATAAATCAACACCAGTAActacaattaaaattttatggtGGATTAATCAAGTAATCAAAGCAATGAACGAGTACGAAAattatttcagattaatcaAGTAATCAAAGCAACCGTCGGGTAAATCTTTCAATCAGATTAATCAACTAATCAAAGCAATGAACTCGTAAAAATTTCTATCAGGTTTAAACACAAACCGAAAACAATAAAATTCCCAACCAAGTTTATCGAGAACCAACTACATGCAAATACTGAATACAGAGGAGGAACACCCACCCTTCCACCTTCGAATCGCAGAATATGATGTTGATGAGAGGGTAGAACCGTCGACAGAACCGTGGAGAGATCCGTCGGGAGAACCGTTGAGAGACCGGTCGAGAGATCCGTCAAATAAATCCGGTGGAGAAGAGAGGAGAAACCTCGGGAGGAGATCCGTCGGTGGAGAAGAGAGGAGAAGCCTCGGGGGGAGATCCGTCGACAGGAGAAACCTCGGGAGGAGATCTGTCGGTGGAGAAGCAGGAGAACCGTCGGGAGGAGATCGAAGAGAGGAGATCGATGGCTCGAGATTCGTCGGTCGAGAAGAGAGGAGATCGAAGGGAGGAGATCGATGGCTCGACAGGAGAACCGTCGGGAGGAGATCGAAGAGAGGAGATCGAAGGGAGGAGATCGATGGCTCGAGATTCGTCGGTCGAGAAGAGAGGAGATCGAAGAAAGGAGATCGAAGAGAGGCGTTTCGTCGGTCGAGAAGAAGAAAAGGCAAGAAAATTAAATCACAACACTTACCCAAATCGATTATCCCCACCCCGGTTTCATCGCCCAATCACACCAAGCCACGTATCACCTAACGACGACaacaaaaatatcttaaattagATATGTCCTTAGATAATtgtctcttttttatttaaattaaatgtcATTTATGCTAAGGACATCCCATTGGGACGCCGTTAATCTTGCCCTAAGCAGGGTTAACTCTGACATCTGAACTTAAGTTCATGAAACACCAATTTTACGcgccaaaatttaaataaaaatgtaaagacATCAACAAATTTTAGTGTGATATTTTCTGGacagataatttttttatgctTCACGCATAAATACTAAAGGTCGGACCTGCTTGTAAGTGAGATGTTGTTTCAGTTTATTTTTCAAATGAGTTTGTTTGAGATTGAATTTCTATTGTCATTGACAGATAGAGTATATGATAATAGTGATAACCATTATTCACAATATGGTTGATATTAAACGAGACAGATAATTCAAATATACATCTAAGAAGTCAACTAAAGTCAATAGGTTAGTCCAAATAACGTGGTTTTCTACCAAAAAATAGAGATGTGGTTTTCAATATAATGTGGTTTTCTATAACTGATGGCGTATCAATAATGATGTAATAAGTACAAATTACTCTAAATATTAGTCTTCATTTTCCATCTTGTATAGTCTTCTGTAGGTGATgtgtctaaattttttttttttttgtcaatgtgTCTAAAAATTAAGTGTCAAAATAAtgaatttctatattttaacatcttaattgtttttttgccggaatatgtaattttttttttatcaacaacaTTACAGATTCATATTGACCATGTAAACCACACTGGGTCCGGAATATGTAGTTATGTATGGATAAAATCTAAacccataaaataaatatatcaaattctTATATCTTATTGTTGGTAAGCCAAAAATAGTTGTTCTCTCAGATTTCCTAGAGCCAAACAGCCACtttctaagaaaaaaaatctagataTTAAGGAAAATCTAACTACAAACAAGGACATACAAGACTTCCAGATTTTGTGATCGACACGTGGATACGACCGGTTACAGATTACCACGAGATTCAGACGCGGAAAAGTTATCTTCTGTCAGTTATCGATTCCGACAGAGATAGAGATGACGTCTTCCACAGCAAATTTGACACGTGCATCTCAaaacattttctcttttttttttcttttcttcttaacATAGTTGTTTTTCTATTGTATTCAAAAGTTCGCAAGACCCATCATCAATTTCTCTCTAATTTCGATTTTCTTacttgttatttttttgttgcGTATAATTCGTGAGTAAGCAGTTACGCCTAAGTTTACGATCCTTAAAAACGTTTTGTTCAACAAGAGATTATATAGAAATCCAGAggttttaattaaaaatctcttcaaaatttttaaaaaatctggCGACAAAGAACAATTAAGACGTATAATACACGTGTCCATGCATTCAATTACAAAAGCTAATGACGGTACTAAACGTCAAAAATGAATGCCCTTGGACGTGGGTAATTACACAAaatcatctatatatatatgagctTCATATCTCAAGCAGTCCATAATTAAACCAAGAGATCTCAATCATTCCTTACATACAATTCTTGTTATATATTTGATCCCCCAAAAGAAATGGCTACTTCACGTCTAGCAAGGTTTGTATCGGAGGTTGCTCCGCCTCAGTTTGTGACGGTGATGAGGAGACACAGAGCAGCGAAGCAGAAGCTTGACACAATCAAAGAAGAAGAGTATAAAGAAGATTGTTTCAATGGTGGGGTGATGATGATGTCGTCTAATAAGATGTCATCATCTCATCATCATGcctattcttcttcttcctctacttCGGTTTCTAATTCTGGATCTACCTCTAAGAGTTTTTCTCGTTGAGGCTCGAAGCTCTTTTTCTGTCTTCGAAAATTAAGATCTTCTTATATGCAAGGGAGTTATATTTTGGATACTGATCGGGTCCGTATTTTTGTGTGCACCCGTTTCTATATGTAGTTTGCTTAAGATTCGGacctttttattattatctaaAAGGTCCgacatatttaattaaaagttGTATGATTGTATCTCTTGATGATCAGTTGGATAATTGAGGGTTCTACATGCTGTAACCCTGCTTTAATAAGGATGTTGTTTTGTATACGTTtacacataataatataaaaatttcttGATTTCTGTGGGAAACAATAGAGACTGATGCAAATATACTCGCTACACATATTTTAATTGCTATCAGCTCGGTCGAACTATTGGATTTACATGATTACATTACATCACACGTATTTGGCATTTTGCTATATGTAAGCAAGAGTTGAATGCGTGGAACATAACTGTATATCATGCAGTTCAATCGCATTCTCTGATCCACTCTCTAAACACCGGAGGGAGGTCCGGTTTGGTATGTAAAATTGAAACTGGATAATTGATTATCGGGCCCAAATGGGCCTATAATTTATAATCGGCCCAAATAATAACACACTCACTAAACCCAACCCTGAGACGACGATTCAACGCCATTTTgttctcttcatcttcttcattctcCATCTCGCGCACGGATCTCCCTCAAACACTCCCTTATCCTGTCGATTAAATCCTCTCAGGTAAGCTCCTTCGAAATTTCTCTTAGATCAATCGTGATTTCACATCCCGCCTGGTGGAATCGTAAAGTTCCGTAATTTTCTAAAGATATCAAATTGCATAGAATGACAAAACCCAATTGTTCCCCGTTCTATTACTCATCTGGGTTTACTCGAAAGTGCTTAAATTTTAACAATTTGATTAAAAGTATCGAACTTTACTTTATGATTTCGAGTActagttttatcaaaaacctaAATGTTCTTCTGGATTGATGCGTTGTTTGGTGATGCCTGGAGTTGTTGTTAATGTGGGTTTTGCAGAATCATGTTGACGGAAACACCATTTAGGCCAAGAGAGAAGCTTCTGGAGAAGCAGAGGTTGTTCCAGAGCATCCAGAGGCATACTTACCTCAAAGGACCTATGGACAAGGTCACCTCCGTTGCCATCCCTCTTgccttggctgcttcttctctCTACATGATTGTAAGCTTTTTCATCTGTTCAGTTCTCTCTATATGTTCATGCTTGCTATGTTTTTCTTCATTTCTATTCTTTTTAATCCTGTTAGTTCCCATACGAGTACACTAGTTAATCTGTTCATCTTCTAACTATACAGGGGACAGGAATCTACAACATGTCGAATGGAATCGGGAAGAAGGAATAAGCaaaacagcttcttcttcttttttcctttttatttctcCTTTTGGAGGGTTTTTTCTATGTTTATCCAGTGGCTAGCATGATGCGGTTGCAGACGTAAGGTTGCACTAGTGGTCTTTTTCTTGCATTTTTGCCAAATAATTGCAGACAATGTCGAAAGTTGAAAGATGTTTGATTGGTATAAAGTTCCAATGTTTGGAAAGTTCTTCATTTGCTTATGACAAAGTTGAATTCTTTTCTTCCGCCCTCTACTTAACTTTCTATAGTATCTCTGCGTTACTCTTCACAGTATTTGAGCTGTAGTGACCTGATGATGTGCGTTGTGTcctacttataaaaaaaaaaaaaaaaaagcaaagtaaaaacaacaaaaatccaaaaatatgaTTCAAATACAGACCAATAAGGCCATAAAGACTTTCTTTAATTTTCATAGAAAAccatttaaattgattttaaaaaatagaaaattagcAAATAACTGAACTTACAAATTTAAGccccttttttttaattatatttttgtttaagttTGTAAACTCATGTTTGCCAATGTTCCCTTTCAAAAATCGTGGTAACACTTTTTGAAATTGCCTTATACCGGCCCAAATACTATAACACTctttaaacccaaaccaaacctaAAAAGCCTTTTACGACGGACGTTGGTTCTAtcattcctcctcctcctccgccgccgcgATCGCTCCCTCAATTAGTTTCTTCTCCAAAGGTAAAGCCTTTTCTAATTCCTTCGCACGCTTGTACTCATATCGTTCCGTATCTTCGACGTTGGTTGTTCTGAATTTAATCTTTGAGCGACTCGTTTCGTCGAGTTACTGTTAGCTTTAAAGTAACGTTTGAGTGTTTTTCAAAACTTTAGAAAAAGAAATGCCAAAGGTGAAGACAAACAGAGTAAAGTACCCAGAAGGTTGGGAGTTGATCGAGCCTACGCTTCGTGAGCTTGATGCCAAGATGAGAGAAGGTTCGTTGTTGTCAAGTTTACCTTTTGATTTGTGCTCTCtttttaactaattattttgtttgtttgcagcTGAGATGGATGAACATGATGGCAAGAGAAAGTGTGAAGCCTTGTGGCCAATCTTCAAACTCTCTCATCAGAGGAGTCGCTATGTTTACGACCTTTATTACCGTAGGGAGGAGATATCTAAAGAGCTCTACGAGTTCTGCTTGGACCAGGGCTATGCTGATCGTAACCTCATTGCCAAATGGAAAAAGGTAGCTGCCTTCTTTCTTGACGTTGTGCTCCTCCTTGTAGTAGCTAGTTGTTTGAGGCCACACTTGAAGCGCTTTTGTATCAGTTTTGGAATTAGACATTTGAATTTAAGGATATGTAAATTGTTATTGAGTTAGTTTAGTGGGACTAGTATCCCCCTAGTGCACAACATTGattttctcatatatatatatatgtttctttgtTTGTTGCTAAACTCTATGTAaactctctgtttttttttgtgtgaattGCAGTCAGGATATGAACGTCTATGCTGCTTGCGATGCATACAACCAAGAGACCACAACTATGGAACAACATGTGTGTGTCGTGTTCCTAAACACTTGCGTGAAGAGAAAGTGGTTGAATGCGTTCATTGCGGTTGTCAAGGATGCGCTAGTGGCgattaatctctctctctctctctttttttgaaaACCCCTCACTGTTGCTATGTTCTATATCTTGTCAGATCTGGGTTATGTACCCTGAAGTCCCTGTCTAAATTCCTTTTGCAAAACTTCTACTTTATCAACATTCTTGTGTTGTTTGAAATCGCAAAGACGTTCCTCGGTTGGTATGTATATGAATTAAGAGAATGGTTATCGGttagatttgggtttagtgttttgacCAAACCAATTAAAATGAGTGTGTACTGTTTTATATGctgaaattatgaaatgtcaTATTTAGAAATACAGTGCAACATTATAATTTTAACATTATTTACCACATTAAAACACTATTAGCTTTATTAAAacactatttattttttttatcaataaaatatacaattaaataaataacaaataaaacatataatattataatatagttatctatcttattaaaactcaagtacaaaattggagtgtttggagacttgaataggattattaaaaaatttagagtgtttggaaacatggattgcagtcttttaaaaaaaaatattcttgtttgaaaacaaggatagtagtattaagaaaaaaagtaatggacttatgtttttaaaaaaaattgaaagttatataggccacttttaaaatataccaaaatgggtcaatctaattgcctaattttttttttctaaactaaccataaaacaaaatttaaactttatatacatattgcaaatcaaaataataattcaaatttgatttatatcaaaaattgattcaaaaatatacatatattcaaaaatggatttttactaaactatttttcaataaccattataaaaaaaaaattgtcaatatatataagaaaaatataatacaaagccaaatttgaaataccaactcaaattatggtttttatatttcatattaagttttaaaaatataatatatgtaattatttatatgatggtatgtataaaatactattaattatatgatggtacatataaaatacgactaattatatgatgataaaatacgatatataataatgactagggatgggcttttgggtacccatacgggtttggttctgatcggtttgtaattcaggttttcggggtcaaagatttcagccttattagaatgtttctaaattttggtttgagttcgatttggatctttgcgggtttggtttgggtttggataactaatttaaattatttttaaagtcttaaatcattatatattttaaatttctcaaaatgcataaataaaataatatattacgtataaatttgaataacatatgtcataatacttaagcttaacatatcaattggctttatttaaaattttggatacggaatcaataattattttaagtatttttggtgatttgagtatactttaactatttcagatatttacttttgactatctatatatattttcaagtatttaaaccaatttaaaagtatcatttttgatgttttatatacgctaaatctaaaaataattaatatatataagtatataaatctatttttagataaattcggatacccaaatacttcggttcggatcagattcggttctctaaataacaaaattttgaataattagaatgtttaatcaatttatgttcgggtttggtactatatttttggatcagtatcggttatgttcgtcggattcatttttccaaatcctaataattacatgaaaaataaatatcaacatatttttcaaaatatacacccgcgcgcctgcgcgggtcaaaatctagttagtgTTAAATTTGATGTTGTGGTTGTAGAAAAGCTTATATTTAGTATTGAAACTACATTAAAATAGTTGTTTTGATACTAAAGTAGTGTTATGAATTAGagattgatatattattattaccaAGACAAATCTAGATCCTTGGTAAGTGGACTGACTTCAAATTCTATTGGTCCCTACAGTTGACTTCAATTAATACTGTCCATATATTGACAATTAATATGGCTTAAGAGTCGTCGTCATAGTCACATCTTAATATCTTATCGTCTGCGTACGTATACGTATCTGTTTTTCCTGTCACCACCGTATGCATGTATACTCTATCGTATAACACATGATCTCTTATTATTGCTTATACCATCACGCAATAATATATCTACAAATATATTAGTTATGGATGATAACTTGCTACACatgatttcttttctttctgtattctttgatatatttttattttttccccattattgtttgttttgtttttcagttttgaaaTGAAAGGTCAAAGTATACAGCTACTGGCCAACAAGTGACCAGCTAACAAAACTCATCGATTGATTTTCAGGTTTCCATACTTAATTTTTTGTTTCGTTTTTTCCAgctattttacataattaattaaaaatatcaaagaaCTAATTACAGAAGAATTTTCAAAATGATAATAATGGCTAAGACGTAAGCCAGACTTTTAAGGTCCAATGATTCTCAAGATTCCGTTTCCATTTCAGTTTCatcctcctctctctctttctgtaCTCTCTCACTTTATTGTCTGCATTCACACCAAACTTCtctttatatatgaaaatgatcTCTGAATCTTTAACGAGAATCTGAATCTAAATCAAATAATTCTTTTTCCAAGGAAATGGGATCGGAACATGGTGACGATGGGCTTCGTCGGCGAGGCTGTTCATGCACAAAAGATGATTTTCTCCCGGAGGAATCGTTCAAAAGCATGGGGAACTACTTTAAAGCCCTTAAAGAAACACCGAGTCGGTTCATAGACCGTGTAATGACTCGGTCTGACGACTCGGCGGAGATTCACGACATGAAGGCGCGTAGTGGTAACGAGATGAAGAAAACGTTGACGTGGTGGGATCTTATGTGGTTTGGAGTCGGTGCAGTTATCGGCTCGGGAATATTCGTTCTCACCGGACAGCAAGCAAGGGGTGAGTCCGGTCCAGCCGTTGTGTTGTCCTTCGTTGTATCAGGTGTCTCCGCCATGCTCTCCGTGTTTTGTTACACCGAGTTCGCCGTTGAGATTCCTGTCGCAGGTaagagaatttttatttttattttttatcatctgaaaattatcaccaaaatattctcaaaactatatgaaaactttttttggtaaaactatATGAAAACTttcttatactttttttttgttttgcatcTCTGAAAAAGATCTGTGGTTTTGTGAATTTCTAGAAACATATTTCTATTAAACTTAAGATTTATGTGAtttttttctaacaaaatcAGCTAATTATCATATGTTACTGTTGTTAACTAAGATTTTCATCTTTAAACCAAAAAGCATAAATAAATCCTATCCAGGAAACCTCATTTCTCGGAAAGAAATATATTCTACCTGTAGTGTCATAATAAGAGAATAACTATTGGGATTGATTAAATATCATGATCGAGGAAATTACGCAGACGCACAATTTGTGACAACTTACTTCTTTGTTTAGTTATTAATTGTTTAGGTTTAGAAGCTTTCGATTACTGcattaaaaatagtatatattcaGTTACGGCGAGATGGGTTCTCCGGGGTCAACTAGTTGACTTCTGAGAGTGAGTCGTTCACACTTCACGCAATATCTGTTCGTTCACACACATCTGTTAGCTAATTAATTGGCACAACGACATGTTGTTTGGCATTTACAATTAAATAACTGATTATTATTTTAAGCTTTATAGTTACTTGTTGTTTGGCATGTATAGACTGTTTGGTGGTTGACCCCAAAAAGATTGCTCTCTTTTGGTTAAGTCATTTAAAGAAAAGCTAATAACGAACTGTGTCAATT of the Brassica rapa cultivar Chiifu-401-42 chromosome A03, CAAS_Brap_v3.01, whole genome shotgun sequence genome contains:
- the LOC117132508 gene encoding uncharacterized protein LOC117132508, which produces MLTETPFRPREKLLEKQRLFQSIQRHTYLKGPMDKVTSVAIPLALAASSLYMIGTGIYNMSNGIGKKE
- the LOC103861214 gene encoding protein BUD31 homolog 1: MPKVKTNRVKYPEGWELIEPTLRELDAKMREAEMDEHDGKRKCEALWPIFKLSHQRSRYVYDLYYRREEISKELYEFCLDQGYADRNLIAKWKKSGYERLCCLRCIQPRDHNYGTTCVCRVPKHLREEKVVECVHCGCQGCASGD